The DNA region CGGGTCTTGCGTGGGATTCCGAAGCTCAGCGCCAACGAAGACCCTGAGCGAACACCTTGGCCTGAAGATACTCCACCGGAGCCCAAGCGTCGGTGAGTGGACGGCCTCCAGACTTGATCGTGGTTTGCCCCCAATCCAGCTCAGGCAGGACTGTGAGGTCGTTCGAAGCCACGACAATGAGATTCTGCGTCGCACCGGGGTCGAGTGCCTCATCGGTCAGGTACAGACGCACGTCGACGAAGGCCTCGTCGAGCGTCGCCCGGAACCGGCTCAGAAATTCCGTGCCCGGGCCCTCCAGCGGCGAGAGGACGTTCGCCATGAAGACACCATCCGGGCTGAGCTCAGCAGACATCGCCTGGAGCGCCTCGCTAGTGACCATGGTCCACGGAACGGTGAGCAGATGATCGAAGACGTCGAGATAGACTAGGCCGTACCCGCCCTCACTCCTACGCAGAAAGACCCGTGCATCTTCGTGTACGACACGTATGCCCTCTGAGACTTCGCCGTACGCGAAGTAGGTGCTGGCAAGTTCGGTCACCGCCGGGTCGATCTCGATGACGTCGACCTTGAGCCGATGATCCCGACTACGAAGAGCGACTGGGAGGGTGAGTGCGGCCCCACCGAGCACCAGCGCTTTGTCTGGGTAAAGAGCCGCTGCATCGAGCAGCAACAGGCTGGCCTGAGCGTAGACATGCGCCGGCGTGCCATCATCATACTCCGCTGACGATGAGCCTCCATTTTGCCAGAGCTCCCGGACGATCTGACCGTCCCCCCAGGGTCTCTCCGTCACGACGACCGAGCTGTATAGCGTCTGCTCGGCGAACAGCGTGTCGGGGGGTGACCCTCCCATCGCGCCCAGGACCGGCATCGCCAACGCCGCGAGTAGAAGTGTCGGGTTCTCCGAGCTACCCAACAGGTGTGCAGTATATAGCGACATGAGGACCAGCGAGCCTGACGTGACGCCGAGAAGCACCGTGAGGGGCATCGCTGGGAGCAATACGAAACCCGTCAGGAATGAGCCGAGAATCGACCCGGCTGTCGCGGCCGCGCTCAGGTCACCGGCCCGTCGACCCACGGCGTCGAGACTCTCCGTGTCTGCCTGAACGAGATACGGCACGACCATGCCAAGGCACAGCACCGATGGGGCGAAAAGCACCAGGGCGCTCGCGACCGCGCCCGGAATGAATCCAAGTAGGTCCCGCGCAACCCACGGTAGCCCTGCCCCAATGATCGGCAGGATCCCCGTAAGGCCAGCTACAACCAGCACTCGGGAAAGTGGGATACGACCCACATCGGCCATACGACCACCCAGATGGCTGCCCACTGCCAACGCCGCGAGGATGACACCGATGACTGCGGTCCAGGGCACGACCGATAGCCCAAACACGGGTGCGATCAGTCGGGCTCCAGCGATCTCGATCGTGAGAACGGCGAAGCCCGACCCGAAGGCGATCGCAAAACTGCCGTAACGCTGCGTCATTGCAGCCCGTATTGGAGGTTCAGTGCTGCGGAGCCGACCGAAGCGACGTGACGAAGATCAGGCCGCGGTCCTGACGATGTCCAGCAGCTCGGTAAGAGTGGTCTTCCCCCGGTCCTTCGCATACCAGCGTCGGATCACCTTGTATCGCTCCGGCGACGGTATCGAAAGTCCTTCGCCCATGGCCCAAGACTGGATCTCGCCCGGTCGCGGACCCCACCACCCAACTTCGTTGAAGTGTTCGTCATATACGATGACGATGGGAATCGACCGGCTGTGTCCGTTCGTCAGATGGGAATCCATCAGATCGAGGTTGTCGTCCCGTCCGAGCACTCGCATGTCCCAACCAGCCTCGGCTGCCAACCTGGCTGCCACGGGCAGCGTGTTCACCGCATCACCGCACCAGTCCTCGGAAAGCGCTGCGAGGTGCCAACCACCGGGCACCAGACGAGCAGCTTGAAGAACGTCCTCGGGGAGGCGTACGCGCTCGGACACTGCATGCCACAGCTCACGGTTCTCGACCACGGTTTCAAGATAACCGTCGAAGGTCAGAGCTCCGTCAAACCTCTCTCTATTCAATGCATTCACCTCATCCGCCGTAGGCCCGACCCACTGACTGAGAGCGCCAGAGCATCGGGATCATGAATATCACTCCTCATCTACCGAATCCGAACGGGTTCCAACGACGCGACCCACACACCACCCGACGGTTATTGGCGGCGGAGACCAGCCTCCCTCCCGGAAATCGAATGAACGAACAGCGAGACCAGACCGAGAAGCGCGTCGTCCACGCGCTCGATTCCACGAACGCAGCCTCCCATATCATGTCTGTGAACTTCGATGAAGACCGGTAGGTCGTCGTCGAAGCAACACGGGGAAAAGTCTCAGAGAAACGCCTGGTCGACATGATCGACAAGAACTGATCGAGGGACCTTGTGGTCGCGTCGGCCGCCGTGACCGGCGTTGGACGGGCTGGGCCCTTCACTCGAATTCGGCAACTCCCAGGAGATGCGCAGCTCTGGCGAAGGAGCTGGATGACCTCGCAGCACGAAAAGACAGATTGCTGGCCGCGGAAAAGAAGACTTTAACACTGATCGAATCAGGAGTTGGATTCAGAGATCGGTGCGTATGACCAACCCCGCCGGGTCGTGCATCAACGGGCGACTCGTAGAGACGGCAATACGAAGGGCTGATACCTCCGCCAATCTCCCTAGGCCGGCTGGTTGGCCTTCTTCGCCGCCTTCCTCCGCTGATTCGGATCGAGGACACGCTTCCGAAGCCGAATACCATCTGGCGTCACCTCGATCAACTCGTCGTCCTGGATGAACTCCAGGGCGAGTTCCATCGTCATCTGGCGGGGCGGCTCCAGCTTGATGTTTTCGTCGGATGACGTGGTCCTCATGTTCGTGAGCTTCTTTTCCTTGCTCACGTTCACATCCATATCGTCAGCACGTGCGTTCTCTCCAACGATCATTCCGCAGTAACAGTCTACCCCGGGCTTCACGAAGAGCGTGGCGCGCTCCTGAAGGCCAAAGAGTCCAAAGCCCACGGCTTTCCCGTGGCGATCGGCGACCAGCACGCCGCGCGACCGCCCCCGCAGTGGGCCAGCCCATGCACCCCACTCCTGGAAATTGTGATGCAAAATGCCTTCGCCACGCGTGTCGGTCATGAACTCTGATCGGTAGCCGAAGAGCCCACGAGCTGGAATCCTGAAGCGCAGGCGGGTCGTACCCGAGTCACCCATCGGCTTCATTTCCGTCATCGCGCCTTTCCGTGGGCCGAGCTTCTCAATGACGATCCCCACCATCTCCGACGGGACTTCAATGACCGCCTGCTCATAGGGCTCCTGAAGGCCGTCCTCGCCCTTCCGCGTGATCACCCTGGGTCGCGATACCTGAAACTCGAACCCCTCCCGACGCATCGTCTCCATGAGGATGGTCAGGTGAAGCTCCCCACGACCACTGACGGTGAAGGTGTCGGGCAGCTCTGTCCCTTCAACGCGCAGAGACACATTCCGCTCGAGTTCTTTAAACAGCCGCTCTCGCACCTGACGAGTTGTGACGAACTTTCCGACCTGGCCCGCGAACGGTGAATTGTTGACCGTGAAGTCGACGGAAAGTGTCGGCTCTTCGACGGCGATACCCCGCAGTCGCTCACGGTGCTCAGGGTCCGTGATCGTCTTGCCGATCTCGATCCCGTCGAGGCCCGCCATGGCCACGATGTCGCCTGCAGCCGCCTCCTCGACTTCGATCCTGTCGAGTCCCTGGAAGGTGTAGAGCTTCGACACCTTCGAACGCTCAGCAGCAGAGAGGTCCTCGACCATTCCTTCGTCGCCGAGGTCCAGCAGCGTCACGGTATCACCCACGCGCACCATACCACGCTCGATGCGCCCAATGGCGATGCGGCCAACGTAGGGAGAAAAGTCCAGCGTCGAGACGAGCATCTGGAACGTGCCGTCCTGATCGACATCCGGTGGCGAAAAGTACGACACGATCTTGTCGAATAGCGGGCCCAGATCTCCACCTGTCGCTTCCGGGTCCTCAGACGCCCAACCATCCCGCCCGACCGCGTAGAGGAACGGGGCGTCGAGCTGCGCATCCGTCGCTTCCAGATCCATAAACAGCTCGAGCACTTCGTCGTGCACTTCGTGGGGCCGGGCGTCGTGCCGGTCGACCTTGTTGATGACCACCAGCGGGAGGATGCCGAGATCGAGTGCCTTCCGCGTAACGAACCTCGTTTGCGGCATCGGACCCTCGGCGGCATCGACCAACAGAACAACTCCGTCGACCATTCGCAGCACCCGTTCGACCTCGCCACCAAAGTCGGCGTGTCCAGGGGTGTCGACGATATTGATCTTCGTGTCTTTCCAGTGCACCGCCGTGTTCTTGGCGAGGATGGTGATTCCGCGCTCTTTCTCGAGTGGATTGGAGTCCATCACCCGCTCTTCGACCTGCTGGTTTTCACGGAATACGCCGGCCTGACCGAACATCTGGTCTACCAGTGTGGTTTTTCCGTGATCGACGTGCGCGATGATCGCGATGTTGCGAATTGGCATTGGAATATCTGAAAACGCCGGCGTGGGCGCAGGGTTCAATAGACAGCCGTTAAAGCTAACGGAGCGGCGTCAGCCGCTGAACCCGGAGAGGGTGCCGG from Longimicrobiales bacterium includes:
- a CDS encoding fused MFS/spermidine synthase, with product MTQRYGSFAIAFGSGFAVLTIEIAGARLIAPVFGLSVVPWTAVIGVILAALAVGSHLGGRMADVGRIPLSRVLVVAGLTGILPIIGAGLPWVARDLLGFIPGAVASALVLFAPSVLCLGMVVPYLVQADTESLDAVGRRAGDLSAAATAGSILGSFLTGFVLLPAMPLTVLLGVTSGSLVLMSLYTAHLLGSSENPTLLLAALAMPVLGAMGGSPPDTLFAEQTLYSSVVVTERPWGDGQIVRELWQNGGSSSAEYDDGTPAHVYAQASLLLLDAAALYPDKALVLGGAALTLPVALRSRDHRLKVDVIEIDPAVTELASTYFAYGEVSEGIRVVHEDARVFLRRSEGGYGLVYLDVFDHLLTVPWTMVTSEALQAMSAELSPDGVFMANVLSPLEGPGTEFLSRFRATLDEAFVDVRLYLTDEALDPGATQNLIVVASNDLTVLPELDWGQTTIKSGGRPLTDAWAPVEYLQAKVFAQGLRWR
- a CDS encoding thioredoxin family protein, with the translated sequence MNRERFDGALTFDGYLETVVENRELWHAVSERVRLPEDVLQAARLVPGGWHLAALSEDWCGDAVNTLPVAARLAAEAGWDMRVLGRDDNLDLMDSHLTNGHSRSIPIVIVYDEHFNEVGWWGPRPGEIQSWAMGEGLSIPSPERYKVIRRWYAKDRGKTTLTELLDIVRTAA
- the typA gene encoding translational GTPase TypA, whose protein sequence is MPIRNIAIIAHVDHGKTTLVDQMFGQAGVFRENQQVEERVMDSNPLEKERGITILAKNTAVHWKDTKINIVDTPGHADFGGEVERVLRMVDGVVLLVDAAEGPMPQTRFVTRKALDLGILPLVVINKVDRHDARPHEVHDEVLELFMDLEATDAQLDAPFLYAVGRDGWASEDPEATGGDLGPLFDKIVSYFSPPDVDQDGTFQMLVSTLDFSPYVGRIAIGRIERGMVRVGDTVTLLDLGDEGMVEDLSAAERSKVSKLYTFQGLDRIEVEEAAAGDIVAMAGLDGIEIGKTITDPEHRERLRGIAVEEPTLSVDFTVNNSPFAGQVGKFVTTRQVRERLFKELERNVSLRVEGTELPDTFTVSGRGELHLTILMETMRREGFEFQVSRPRVITRKGEDGLQEPYEQAVIEVPSEMVGIVIEKLGPRKGAMTEMKPMGDSGTTRLRFRIPARGLFGYRSEFMTDTRGEGILHHNFQEWGAWAGPLRGRSRGVLVADRHGKAVGFGLFGLQERATLFVKPGVDCYCGMIVGENARADDMDVNVSKEKKLTNMRTTSSDENIKLEPPRQMTMELALEFIQDDELIEVTPDGIRLRKRVLDPNQRRKAAKKANQPA